In a genomic window of uncultured Flavobacterium sp.:
- a CDS encoding M23 family metallopeptidase, whose amino-acid sequence MTHINSTFTSRKNTIAMSKNAIHNFNLSIKNSADIKSSEHLTEAIIKELAKVSKEINQQKDIEQVWLEQKSLNTIANNSSTSIGEGATNTTAEKSGKQQVSVSNTSSVSEGTIANNIVSTGEGINGVPKLFGNTSSVAETTTSNASIGEGVADTTGGPIMSSAESANNTSPIQGGENNANSIYASVAAQQTLSVPQMLQAGIDEPSIEIIKEEIKKKLALATFTNDIVGRDYWNNISKAFTEGYTAKDFDGKPEHILFTQMYAALKQVNQVIVQNFNWDIVREKMIKSIDANILKGKISSDSSVRWKLIQKQLKDETINVANLFERYNELFLLLKEVEGLEKFPATITITTKTKIYPNLSADRLYADIGEENVYVFLKKINNKELKGSDVNKGAVKIKNTDAIKFITGESLDFILDEALVKDGDLKKKDINWIVYNSQKKNDKGIIFINEGTSFSYNFDTPGKYKVEAYGKNPGSNSNNKKNVKLAAFVEVEIIAQEITIVPPATIKTNFVRPFTEEQSFKVTLKNPEVKTLNPLKLYYQIAYVNADKVTTISDEQELDSTGIVKLAMSNFGEYSIKVVSKDQYTLNQKYSIKTIKNFINSIEIIENKVEKDIYLWSKSNQKVIFKAQNFMIEPATPQEKQNIKWLVYDKKGQIYIPDRLPLQLENNDAGKQYLVKGESFTFSIPKIEGDFTIEAYSNVKQGSKSASSKKIFVRHPQVTEAYWTYNDGNKKKRSGFAGEINHIKASIPGYVNQPVRIKFYLNDSKEVNYHNDTTTNSDGEINKILKFDANLQKHFGLKSGKTAKIRFELEGLQNGNVPYLFKENANAYNETLLNVTTSAKITDAYFMYDGNRVNPFTQVPYGAKVTGIVKTLNMVGKAVNLKIYKDVHHPKQSTKVIVDNEGVAVINFTLNKNWKEISVLSGLIDTFYIGIEGVESKVSSQNGLNAIVVNVKQDESKKEKFDENNPLLVWGAKVNKDFRVKVVQICKRLWPKNTLEMANGLMAVMNRETGGTFAPHQIEGKKLIPKEQLTKDSFITYDKKGNRISHAVGLIQFTLNALTDMGEYNGDGMDALNELKLKYANMTQLDQLTKVEKYMNSVAILPTIPEEIYMAVFAPAYVGRGLDKTIYEVGTTYYDKNASLDVNTPKDGIQIKELIDEYYISLENGKYGRNVWRNPLDRMELRGWYSTWRLNDSKFGYTPTRDSGKHEGLDLYAPVGTPVHACVDGLIVFNSTAGGYGNTVVLKGYYDSKLYYFAYSHLREKSKFIEDKSWVKAGEIIAYTGKSGNAKNLTQEKTHLHFEVRPLKEWGDESKEFRGRVDPTKEIKDLFVDLNPNKEKQI is encoded by the coding sequence ATGACACATATCAATAGTACTTTTACATCCAGAAAAAATACTATAGCGATGAGTAAAAATGCAATTCACAATTTCAATCTTTCAATAAAAAATAGTGCTGACATAAAAAGCTCAGAACACTTAACAGAAGCTATCATAAAAGAGTTAGCCAAAGTTTCAAAAGAAATAAATCAGCAAAAAGATATAGAGCAAGTATGGCTGGAGCAAAAATCTCTAAATACTATTGCAAACAATTCCAGTACCTCAATCGGAGAAGGCGCTACAAATACGACCGCTGAAAAAAGCGGAAAGCAACAAGTATCGGTAAGCAATACTTCTTCGGTTTCTGAGGGAACAATCGCAAATAATATAGTCTCAACTGGAGAAGGCATCAACGGCGTACCAAAGCTGTTTGGTAATACTTCTTCAGTTGCAGAGACAACAACTTCTAACGCTTCAATCGGAGAAGGCGTTGCTGATACGACTGGCGGTCCAATAATGAGTTCTGCCGAATCAGCCAACAATACTTCTCCGATTCAAGGAGGCGAAAATAATGCTAATAGTATTTATGCAAGTGTGGCAGCGCAACAAACTTTATCAGTGCCTCAAATGCTTCAGGCTGGAATTGATGAACCAAGTATCGAAATTATTAAAGAAGAAATTAAAAAGAAATTAGCTTTGGCTACTTTTACAAATGATATCGTTGGAAGAGATTATTGGAATAATATTTCTAAAGCTTTTACAGAAGGCTATACTGCAAAAGATTTTGATGGTAAGCCAGAACATATATTGTTTACACAAATGTATGCTGCATTAAAACAAGTAAATCAGGTTATTGTTCAAAATTTTAATTGGGATATTGTTCGCGAAAAAATGATCAAATCGATTGATGCTAATATACTCAAAGGTAAAATTTCTAGTGATAGTTCGGTACGTTGGAAACTAATCCAAAAACAATTAAAGGATGAGACAATCAATGTTGCCAATCTTTTTGAGCGATACAACGAACTATTTTTATTATTGAAAGAAGTTGAAGGACTTGAAAAATTTCCAGCTACAATCACTATAACTACCAAAACAAAAATATACCCTAATTTAAGCGCAGATAGACTTTATGCCGATATTGGGGAAGAAAATGTGTATGTTTTCTTAAAAAAAATAAATAACAAAGAGCTTAAGGGAAGTGATGTAAATAAAGGTGCTGTTAAAATTAAAAATACTGATGCAATTAAATTTATCACAGGCGAAAGCTTGGATTTTATTCTTGATGAGGCTCTTGTGAAGGATGGAGATTTAAAAAAGAAAGATATCAATTGGATTGTTTATAATAGCCAAAAGAAAAATGACAAAGGAATTATTTTTATAAACGAAGGTACTTCGTTTAGTTATAATTTTGATACGCCAGGAAAATATAAAGTGGAAGCTTACGGTAAAAATCCGGGATCAAATAGTAATAATAAGAAAAATGTAAAATTAGCGGCTTTTGTAGAAGTAGAAATAATTGCTCAGGAAATTACAATTGTACCTCCGGCAACTATTAAAACCAATTTTGTAAGACCTTTTACTGAAGAGCAATCATTTAAAGTAACCTTAAAAAATCCTGAAGTAAAAACATTAAATCCGTTAAAACTTTATTATCAGATTGCTTATGTAAACGCAGATAAAGTAACCACAATTTCAGACGAACAAGAATTGGATTCAACTGGTATTGTTAAGCTTGCTATGTCAAATTTTGGAGAATACAGTATTAAAGTTGTTAGTAAAGATCAATATACTTTGAATCAAAAATACAGTATTAAGACAATCAAAAACTTTATTAATAGCATCGAGATAATAGAGAACAAGGTCGAAAAGGATATTTATTTATGGAGTAAATCAAATCAAAAGGTCATATTTAAAGCTCAAAACTTTATGATTGAGCCAGCTACACCGCAAGAAAAACAAAATATTAAATGGCTGGTTTATGATAAAAAAGGTCAAATATACATTCCGGATCGTTTGCCATTGCAATTAGAAAATAATGATGCAGGAAAGCAATATTTGGTTAAAGGAGAATCTTTTACCTTTTCAATTCCTAAAATAGAAGGTGACTTTACAATTGAAGCTTATAGTAATGTTAAGCAAGGATCTAAATCAGCATCAAGCAAAAAAATATTCGTAAGACATCCGCAAGTAACCGAAGCTTATTGGACTTATAATGATGGAAACAAAAAGAAAAGATCTGGTTTTGCCGGAGAGATAAATCATATCAAAGCAAGTATTCCTGGATATGTGAATCAACCTGTAAGAATTAAATTCTACTTAAATGACAGCAAAGAAGTTAATTATCATAACGATACTACGACCAATAGTGATGGAGAAATAAATAAAATCTTAAAATTTGATGCCAATTTGCAGAAACATTTTGGACTTAAAAGTGGAAAAACCGCCAAAATTAGATTTGAACTCGAAGGATTACAAAACGGAAATGTGCCTTATTTATTTAAGGAAAATGCCAACGCTTATAATGAAACTTTATTAAATGTTACGACGAGTGCGAAAATAACAGATGCTTATTTCATGTATGACGGTAATCGTGTAAATCCATTTACTCAAGTTCCTTATGGAGCAAAAGTAACAGGAATAGTTAAGACTTTAAATATGGTTGGAAAAGCGGTGAATTTGAAAATCTACAAAGATGTTCATCATCCTAAACAGAGCACTAAAGTTATTGTAGACAATGAAGGAGTTGCTGTAATTAATTTTACATTGAACAAAAATTGGAAGGAAATAAGCGTACTATCAGGATTGATAGATACATTTTATATTGGAATTGAAGGTGTTGAATCTAAAGTTTCTTCACAAAATGGGTTGAATGCTATTGTAGTTAATGTTAAACAGGATGAAAGTAAGAAAGAAAAATTTGATGAAAATAATCCACTATTGGTTTGGGGTGCTAAAGTAAATAAAGATTTTAGAGTTAAAGTTGTACAAATTTGTAAAAGACTTTGGCCGAAAAACACATTGGAAATGGCAAATGGACTTATGGCAGTAATGAATAGAGAAACAGGTGGTACTTTTGCTCCGCACCAAATAGAAGGTAAGAAATTAATTCCAAAAGAACAGCTTACTAAAGATTCATTTATTACGTATGATAAAAAGGGGAATAGAATATCACATGCAGTAGGATTGATTCAATTTACTCTAAATGCACTTACTGACATGGGAGAATACAATGGGGATGGAATGGATGCGCTTAATGAATTAAAACTTAAGTATGCTAATATGACTCAATTGGATCAATTGACTAAGGTTGAGAAGTATATGAATTCGGTAGCAATTTTGCCAACTATTCCGGAAGAGATCTATATGGCTGTTTTTGCTCCTGCATATGTCGGAAGAGGGCTAGATAAAACAATCTACGAAGTAGGAACAACATATTATGATAAAAATGCTAGTTTAGATGTTAATACTCCAAAAGATGGAATACAAATAAAAGAATTGATTGATGAGTACTATATTAGTTTAGAGAATGGTAAATATGGTAGAAATGTCTGGAGGAACCCACTCGATAGAATGGAGTTAAGAGGATGGTATAGTACTTGGAGACTAAATGATAGTAAATTTGGATATACTCCGACAAGAGATTCAGGAAAACATGAGGGTCTTGACTTATATGCGCCAGTGGGAACGCCTGTTCACGCTTGTGTAGATGGCTTAATTGTGTTTAACAGTACAGCTGGAGGTTATGGGAATACGGTTGTTTTAAAAGGATATTATGACTCTAAGTTGTATTATTTTGCTTATTCTCATTTAAGGGAAAAAAGCAAATTTATTGAAGATAAATCTTGGGTAAAAGCAGGAGAAATTATTGCATATACTGGTAAATCTGGAAATGCAAAAAATTTGACACAAGAAAAAACACACTTACATTTTGAAGTTAGACCATTAAAAGAATGGGGAGATGAGTCCAAAGAATTTAGAGGAAGGGTTGATCCTACAAAAGAAATTAAAGATTTATTTGTAGATTTGAATCCAAACAAAGAAAAACAAATATGA